Proteins from one Thermoproteales archaeon genomic window:
- a CDS encoding ABC transporter permease, with protein MKSTKIYRYLSKIKGNKKFFAGAFTVAFIYFISIIGSFILPSEYYRTGSFEPALPPNTKNFMGTDCLGRDILAQLFRGIQNSYKIGFIAATLGTIIGATIGFISGYYGGFIDKVINVIVDVFLSVPSLLFLILIAALISGGVTVETMALIICITNWSWPARQVRAQAMSLKRREFVYLSKLSGMGSMEIIVKELMPHMFQWMGANFINAFLSAVLTEAGLSILGLGPQRDVTLGVMIYWALSYSAIFRGMWWWIFPPVVTLIIVFFSLYILHVGLDEIINPKSKKV; from the coding sequence TTGAAATCCACGAAAATTTATAGATATCTTAGCAAAATTAAAGGAAACAAAAAGTTCTTTGCAGGTGCTTTTACAGTAGCTTTCATATATTTCATCTCTATTATAGGTTCATTTATATTACCCTCAGAATATTATAGAACTGGAAGCTTTGAACCAGCCTTGCCACCAAACACGAAGAACTTTATGGGAACTGATTGCCTTGGAAGAGATATTCTAGCTCAACTCTTTAGAGGAATTCAAAATTCTTATAAAATAGGATTTATAGCTGCTACTTTAGGCACGATTATTGGAGCAACAATAGGGTTCATAAGTGGTTATTACGGGGGTTTTATTGATAAAGTTATAAACGTTATAGTAGACGTTTTTCTTTCAGTGCCATCATTACTCTTTCTAATATTAATAGCAGCATTGATAAGTGGTGGAGTTACCGTTGAGACCATGGCGCTTATAATATGTATCACTAACTGGTCATGGCCAGCTAGGCAGGTGAGGGCTCAAGCAATGAGTTTGAAAAGAAGGGAATTTGTTTATCTTTCAAAACTTTCAGGAATGGGAAGCATGGAAATAATTGTTAAAGAATTGATGCCTCATATGTTTCAATGGATGGGCGCAAACTTTATTAACGCTTTTCTTTCAGCAGTATTAACTGAGGCTGGGCTTTCAATTTTAGGTTTAGGTCCACAAAGAGATGTTACGCTTGGCGTCATGATTTATTGGGCTCTCTCCTATTCTGCTATATTTCGGGGTATGTGGTGGTGGATATTCCCTCCTGTTGTTACGCTAATAATAGTATTCTTTTCACTATATATTTTACACGTAGGATTAGATGAAATAATTAATCCAAAATCTAAAAAAGTTTAG
- a CDS encoding ABC transporter ATP-binding protein has translation MIEVRNLTKVFTSGFLKKTRIVAVDNVSFKLYDKAPTILTLAGESGSGKTTIAKLILGFIKPTKGEVLYKGKNKWKMSNTEWKEYRKNVQAVFQDPYSSFNPLKKIDDVLWAPIKKFKITQSKDEALELINKSLEAVGLRPNEVLGKYPHELSGGQRQRLMLARAFLIKPSLIVADEPVSMIDASLRANILNLMLDLKRKLGVSFIYITHDLSTAHYVSDQIIILYRGSIMEMGAADKVIYSPKHPYTKILIESIPVPDPSRRWRKKIVIPETRLEQIKSSGCKFYNRCPVKTAKCITPPPLIKIEENHWVACHRYS, from the coding sequence ATGATAGAAGTTCGGAATTTAACAAAAGTTTTTACAAGTGGGTTTTTAAAGAAAACGAGGATTGTGGCCGTTGATAATGTTAGTTTCAAATTATATGATAAAGCCCCTACTATATTAACTTTAGCAGGAGAGAGTGGAAGCGGCAAAACTACTATAGCAAAACTTATACTTGGTTTCATAAAACCTACAAAAGGCGAAGTATTATATAAAGGAAAAAATAAATGGAAAATGTCAAATACAGAATGGAAAGAATACAGAAAAAATGTCCAAGCAGTTTTTCAAGATCCTTATTCCTCATTTAATCCTTTAAAAAAGATTGACGACGTTTTGTGGGCGCCAATAAAAAAATTTAAAATAACCCAATCAAAAGATGAAGCTTTAGAACTTATCAATAAATCGCTTGAAGCTGTTGGGTTAAGGCCTAATGAGGTATTAGGCAAATATCCTCACGAACTTAGCGGAGGTCAAAGACAAAGATTAATGTTAGCGCGAGCTTTTCTAATAAAGCCCTCATTAATAGTTGCTGATGAACCTGTCTCAATGATTGACGCGTCATTGCGGGCTAATATTTTAAACCTTATGTTAGATTTAAAGAGAAAACTTGGAGTGTCCTTTATTTACATAACTCATGATCTTTCAACGGCTCATTATGTAAGCGATCAAATTATAATTCTTTATAGAGGAAGCATAATGGAAATGGGAGCTGCCGATAAAGTAATTTATTCCCCTAAACATCCCTATACAAAAATTCTTATCGAGTCAATACCCGTTCCGGACCCCTCCAGAAGGTGGAGAAAAAAAATAGTTATTCCAGAAACTCGTCTAGAGCAAATAAAAAGTTCTGGTTGCAAGTTTTACAATAGATGCCCTGTTAAAACAGCTAAATGTATAACACCTCCACCTTTAATAAAAATAGAAGAAAATCATTGGGTAGCATGTCATAGATATTCATAG
- a CDS encoding ABC transporter ATP-binding protein — MPHDDTLLYIQELKAYYKTPNGLVKAVDNVSFTVRRNEIFGIAGESGCGKSTLAMAILRLLKPPGFINGGKVLFKGKNLLKLSPKELREIRWKSLSYIPQSSMNALNPVLRIKDQFIDMFKEHGIKKEEKEYEEMIKELLINVGLAPEVMNMYPHELSGGMRQRTIIAMAIALRPELIIADEPTTALDVVIQRGIIQLLSEIRRKYNIAIILITHDMAVHAELADRIGIMYAGKIVEIGSTYEIFKKPLHPYTDALINSIPILGVKKTLKGIKGLPPDLKNPPPGCRFHPRCPMAMKICKLQEPPLISINNRKVACFLYR; from the coding sequence TTGCCTCATGATGATACACTCTTATATATACAAGAGCTTAAAGCCTACTATAAAACTCCTAACGGACTAGTTAAAGCTGTTGACAATGTAAGCTTTACTGTAAGACGAAATGAAATATTTGGAATAGCGGGAGAATCTGGCTGTGGAAAATCAACATTAGCCATGGCAATTCTAAGACTTTTAAAACCTCCTGGATTTATAAATGGAGGCAAAGTTCTATTTAAGGGAAAAAATTTACTTAAACTTTCTCCTAAGGAGCTTAGGGAAATTCGTTGGAAAAGCTTGTCATATATACCTCAAAGTTCTATGAACGCGCTAAATCCAGTATTAAGAATAAAGGATCAATTTATAGATATGTTTAAGGAACATGGAATAAAAAAAGAAGAGAAAGAATACGAAGAAATGATTAAAGAATTACTAATCAACGTAGGTTTAGCACCAGAAGTTATGAATATGTATCCTCACGAGCTAAGCGGCGGTATGAGGCAAAGAACAATCATTGCTATGGCTATAGCTTTAAGACCTGAACTTATAATTGCTGATGAACCAACTACTGCTCTAGATGTTGTCATTCAGCGAGGCATAATTCAGCTTCTTTCTGAGATTAGAAGGAAGTACAATATAGCAATTATACTAATAACGCATGATATGGCAGTTCATGCAGAACTAGCTGACAGAATAGGTATAATGTATGCTGGAAAAATAGTAGAAATTGGAAGTACCTATGAAATATTTAAAAAGCCTCTTCACCCTTATACAGATGCTTTAATAAACTCAATACCTATATTAGGTGTAAAAAAGACTCTCAAAGGGATTAAGGGATTGCCTCCAGATCTTAAAAACCCTCCCCCTGGATGCCGATTTCATCCGAGATGCCCAATGGCCATGAAGATATGTAAGTTACAAGAGCCCCCTCTTATATCTATTAATAATAGAAAAGTTGCTTGTTTCCTTTATAGGTGA